A portion of the Natronococcus sp. AD-5 genome contains these proteins:
- a CDS encoding APC family permease, with protein sequence MTVDDSKTGRSLSRDVGPFAAIATVVAGTLGAGLFVTIGTASSTTGPSVIFIIALSGLIAMAIAINYSWLATIFPAAGSTYSYVSRAFRNRLGGFVATWSLWLGYMAAVAVLAIGFGSYLQVFYPGVDPRFAGAGLIAVLFLVNMLGIRRYGVSQNVIFILLLVSILVLVVPGSFTVEAGNYTPFFTGGFEGALAAAVPLFYAYIGIAVAGEIGAEVKNPSRNLPLAMVGGTLILVALYMWTAAVIYGVVGDYAVLANSERPLSTAAETFLPLNATAVVGFGGLLATASSVHAVMAAGIKLPYCWGWDEVFPARFSAVNERWRTPHWSLFTLFLVSTGLTFWTSGLDQVIAIATFSYLIAYGATSLTAMYVHLRKPTLRSKAAFDPGNWIFVPGAVGLGGCLVLLSQAYEGALTVFGPWLAVGLVVFGVYWYLGERSGTDVGSILDTLPGVPTDEYDPNIRGGHESADESTIPDGHEPADD encoded by the coding sequence ATGACAGTGGACGACTCGAAGACCGGGCGGAGTCTCTCGCGCGACGTCGGTCCGTTCGCCGCGATCGCGACCGTCGTCGCCGGGACGCTCGGCGCCGGGCTGTTCGTGACGATCGGGACGGCGAGTTCGACTACCGGACCCAGCGTAATCTTCATCATCGCCCTCTCGGGACTGATCGCGATGGCAATCGCGATCAACTACAGCTGGCTCGCGACGATCTTCCCCGCGGCGGGGTCGACGTACTCGTACGTCTCGCGGGCGTTCCGGAACCGTCTCGGCGGGTTCGTCGCGACGTGGTCGCTCTGGCTCGGCTACATGGCCGCCGTCGCCGTGCTGGCCATCGGATTCGGGAGCTACCTGCAGGTGTTCTATCCCGGCGTCGATCCGCGGTTCGCCGGCGCCGGGCTGATCGCGGTCCTGTTTCTGGTCAACATGCTCGGGATCCGTCGGTACGGGGTCTCGCAGAACGTCATCTTCATCCTCCTGCTCGTCTCGATCCTGGTGCTCGTGGTGCCGGGCTCGTTCACCGTCGAGGCCGGGAACTACACGCCGTTTTTCACGGGCGGATTCGAGGGCGCGCTCGCGGCCGCGGTGCCGCTGTTTTACGCCTACATCGGGATCGCCGTCGCGGGCGAGATCGGCGCGGAGGTGAAAAACCCCTCCCGCAACCTGCCGCTGGCGATGGTCGGCGGGACGCTGATTCTCGTCGCCCTGTACATGTGGACCGCCGCCGTCATCTACGGCGTCGTCGGCGACTACGCGGTCCTCGCGAACTCCGAGCGACCGCTGTCGACCGCCGCCGAGACGTTCCTGCCGCTGAACGCGACCGCCGTCGTCGGCTTCGGCGGCCTCCTGGCGACCGCCTCGAGCGTCCACGCCGTGATGGCCGCGGGTATCAAGCTCCCGTACTGCTGGGGATGGGACGAAGTGTTCCCGGCGCGGTTTTCGGCGGTCAACGAGCGCTGGCGGACGCCGCACTGGTCGCTGTTCACCCTCTTTCTGGTCTCGACCGGACTCACCTTCTGGACCAGCGGGCTCGATCAGGTGATCGCGATCGCGACGTTCAGCTACCTGATCGCCTACGGTGCGACGTCGCTGACCGCGATGTACGTCCACCTCAGAAAACCGACGCTGCGGTCGAAAGCGGCGTTCGACCCGGGTAACTGGATCTTCGTCCCGGGCGCGGTCGGACTCGGCGGCTGTCTCGTCTTGCTCTCCCAGGCCTACGAAGGGGCGCTCACGGTCTTCGGACCGTGGCTCGCCGTCGGCCTCGTCGTCTTCGGCGTCTACTGGTACCTCGGCGAGCGGTCCGGCACCGACGTCGGCTCGATCCTCGATACGCTCCCCGGCGTCCCCACCGACGAGTACGACCCGAACATCCGCGGCGGTCACGAATCCGCGGACGAGTCGACCATCCCCGACGGCCACGAGCCGGCCGACGATTGA
- a CDS encoding M20 family metallopeptidase, with translation MTAPPDLIDPEETIDLLQELVRIESPYFEEDEIVAFVAEWLADNGLEPEFHPVSEPELTGYEGSNVVARLEGSDPNAPTLLLNAHVDTVRLVDGWEEDPLSGRLDDGKCYGQGACDMKGGLAAAMVAFRALSDADLRGDAIFTAVVDEEGPYGLGTNQLLRDGITDECDAAIVTEPGPVLARSDLENPALLLGARGRFLYDITVRGHAAHGSQPRKGTNAVVDAGKLAAALAELDVGTHPKLGAGSVCPLSIEGGGETLSVPEECRLLVDRHVVIGEEPEDVLEDARRIADGLDLDSEVEIGFRDAPASDVYYGPYLTDEDRPLVRSLESGTESVTGATPAIGYFSSVGDFNYLGHRAGLPTVIVGPDGENIHGAGEFVYTDEVVDVARILVAAATEFLG, from the coding sequence ATGACGGCACCACCGGACCTCATCGACCCCGAGGAGACGATCGATCTGCTCCAGGAACTAGTCCGAATCGAGAGCCCCTACTTCGAGGAGGACGAAATCGTCGCGTTCGTCGCCGAGTGGCTCGCGGACAACGGACTCGAGCCCGAGTTCCACCCGGTGTCGGAACCGGAACTCACCGGCTACGAGGGGTCCAACGTCGTGGCGCGTCTCGAGGGGTCGGACCCGAATGCGCCGACGCTGCTGTTGAACGCCCACGTCGACACGGTCCGGCTGGTCGACGGCTGGGAGGAGGATCCGCTGTCGGGACGACTCGACGACGGCAAGTGCTACGGGCAGGGCGCCTGCGACATGAAAGGCGGGCTCGCGGCGGCGATGGTCGCGTTTCGGGCGCTTTCCGACGCCGACTTACGCGGCGACGCGATCTTCACCGCGGTCGTCGACGAGGAAGGCCCCTACGGGCTCGGAACGAATCAGTTGCTCCGGGACGGAATTACCGACGAGTGCGACGCCGCGATCGTCACCGAACCCGGCCCCGTCCTCGCCCGGTCCGACCTCGAAAATCCGGCGCTCCTGCTCGGCGCCCGCGGGCGGTTCCTCTACGACATCACCGTTCGCGGCCACGCAGCACACGGTTCGCAGCCGCGGAAGGGGACCAACGCGGTCGTCGACGCCGGCAAACTGGCCGCGGCGCTGGCGGAGCTGGACGTCGGCACCCACCCGAAGCTGGGCGCGGGATCGGTCTGCCCGCTGTCGATCGAGGGCGGGGGCGAGACGCTCTCGGTCCCCGAGGAGTGCCGGCTGCTCGTCGACAGGCACGTCGTTATCGGCGAAGAACCCGAAGACGTCCTCGAAGACGCCAGGCGGATCGCCGACGGTCTCGACCTCGACTCGGAGGTCGAGATCGGATTCCGCGACGCGCCGGCGTCGGACGTCTACTACGGACCGTATCTCACCGACGAGGACCGGCCGCTCGTTCGCTCGCTCGAGAGCGGAACCGAGTCGGTCACCGGCGCGACCCCCGCGATCGGATACTTCTCGAGCGTCGGGGACTTCAACTACCTCGGTCACCGTGCGGGCCTTCCGACGGTAATCGTCGGCCCGGACGGGGAGAACATCCACGGGGCCGGGGAGTTCGTCTACACCGACGAGGTCGTCGACGTGGCTCGGATCCTCGTCGCCGCCGCGACGGAATTTCTGGGGTGA
- a CDS encoding cupredoxin domain-containing protein produces the protein MEWTRRRAIYATAAACTLAGCLGDDGDDESELEEPDTDIDSLREEYDVADRTGDDPVEIAVDPDGARFDPDGLEIDASTTLRWAWEGSSEDLYPIAIPDECTWEGTDGERTAGDEYDRVFWAEGGYVYGSRDGDGEEFTGALFVHDDGEDE, from the coding sequence ATGGAGTGGACCAGACGACGGGCCATCTACGCGACCGCGGCGGCGTGCACCCTCGCGGGCTGTCTCGGTGACGACGGGGACGACGAATCGGAACTCGAGGAACCCGACACCGATATCGACTCGCTCCGCGAGGAGTACGACGTCGCGGACCGAACCGGCGACGACCCCGTCGAGATCGCCGTCGATCCCGACGGTGCGAGGTTCGATCCCGACGGCCTCGAGATCGACGCGTCGACGACGCTTCGCTGGGCCTGGGAGGGCTCGAGCGAAGACCTCTATCCGATCGCCATTCCGGACGAGTGCACGTGGGAGGGGACGGACGGCGAACGGACCGCCGGGGACGAGTACGACCGCGTTTTCTGGGCCGAAGGCGGGTACGTCTACGGCAGCCGCGACGGGGACGGCGAGGAGTTCACCGGCGCGCTGTTCGTCCACGACGACGGCGAAGACGAGTAG
- a CDS encoding helix-turn-helix domain-containing protein, whose translation MPPPGPTERSDVGSRLQLDIWHPDCWTLEVTAGGPGGLLGHGVHRIDDAATGRFTAYARSTGELEELVDAIDASSLVDSVWTVEQNHATEGVTTGTENATTGLIVRYDLANSINDALVSRGFIPDEPVRITGGREYWTVVTHEDRTAVAEKLDEVREEHSASVVVESMTALRDDVADGMFRTDRLSERQREVFELARRRHYYRWPREVSAAELAAELDIAESTFLEHLRKAEEKLLDRSE comes from the coding sequence TTGCCGCCACCGGGCCCCACCGAACGATCCGACGTCGGATCGCGACTGCAACTCGACATCTGGCACCCCGACTGCTGGACGCTCGAGGTCACGGCGGGGGGCCCCGGCGGGCTGCTCGGCCACGGCGTCCACCGGATCGACGACGCGGCGACCGGCCGGTTCACGGCGTACGCCCGGTCGACCGGGGAACTCGAGGAACTCGTCGACGCGATCGACGCGTCGTCGCTGGTCGATTCCGTCTGGACAGTCGAGCAGAACCACGCGACGGAGGGGGTGACGACCGGGACAGAGAACGCGACGACCGGCCTCATCGTCCGGTACGATCTCGCCAACAGCATCAACGACGCGCTCGTCTCGCGCGGGTTCATCCCCGACGAACCCGTCCGCATCACCGGCGGGCGCGAGTACTGGACCGTCGTAACGCACGAAGACCGGACGGCCGTCGCGGAGAAACTGGACGAAGTCCGCGAGGAGCACTCGGCGAGCGTCGTCGTCGAGTCGATGACGGCGCTTCGGGACGACGTCGCGGACGGGATGTTCCGAACCGACCGGCTCTCGGAGCGCCAGCGGGAAGTGTTCGAACTCGCGCGGCGCAGACACTACTACCGCTGGCCGCGCGAGGTCTCGGCCGCCGAACTCGCCGCGGAACTCGACATCGCCGAGTCGACGTTCCTCGAGCACCTCCGGAAAGCGGAGGAGAAACTCCTCGATCGCTCGGAGTAA